The Fuerstiella sp. genome contains the following window.
TACGGTTCAGTCGGTTTCCGTCATACTGGGTGTGGCGGATGCCGGACTTGTTCAGGTTGATGGCGATCTCAATGCCGGCGACCTTGTCGTGGTGCGAGGCAACGAACGCCTGAAGGACGGTCAGGATGTCTCAATCGCGGTTGCTGAAGTTCCAAAAGAAATCGCGGCGGACTGACTGTGCAGCTGATTGGATCCTTCATTCAGAACCCGGTTAAGGTGTCGGTGGGCGTAGTGCTTACCGTGCTGTTTGGTGCCATCTCGCTGATTCAGATGCCCAAGCAGCTGGCGCCATCTGTTGAGAACCCGGTTTTGACAGTCGACACACGCTGGCCCGGCGGAAGTCCCCAGGAAGTTGAAAGGGAAATCGTTCAGGAACAGGAGGAACAGCTGCAAAGTGTGGAGGGCCTCGTGAAGATGTCTTCCGAATGCCACGATTCACGCGGTGAAATCACCCTGGAATTCTCCGTTGGTACCAACGTTGAAGACGCCATGCTTCGCGTGAATACGCGTCTTCAACAGGTGCGGGATTATCCGATCGATGCGCAGCAACCCGTAATTCGGGCGGAGAATGTTTCCGATCGTGCCATTGGACGAATGGTGCTGACCGCCCGACCACCGGAGCGTCAGCGGATTGCGGAATTTCAGCAGAAACATCCGGAGTGTGCTGAATTACTTGCGTCATCTCTCAGAGCCATGAACAGTGGACTGCGTGTTTACCGCCTGCAGCAGGTGTGGCAGGAACAAGGTGATCGTTTTCCGCAGTTGAAAGAACTGCTGCCTCCCGACCTGAATCTCGAGCAGGTACGCAGATTCTCTGAAGATGTGATTGAGACGCGGCTGGAACGAATTCCTGGTGTGTCAGATGCGTATACGTACGGCGGTCGGCAGGAAGAACTTCAGGTTGTTGTCGATCCCGAACGTCTGGCGGCCCGTCAGCTGACTGTTGCCGACGTTCGTAATGCGTTCAACAGTCAAAATAAAGATACTTCCGGTGGCGACTTCCGGGAAGGGAAACGTCGCTGGGTTATTCGAACGCTGAGTCAGTTTCGAACTCCGGAGCAGGTACGGCGACAGGTACTGGCTGTGCGGGACGGAGCACCGATCTATGTGGGTGATGTGGCCGACGTCAAGATCGGCTTCAAGAAGATGGACAGCGTGTCCAGACGCTACGGGGTCTCCAGCAACGGACTGGGGGTTCGCCGGGTTTCAGGATCGAATGTGCTGTCAGTCATGGCCGGAGTTCGCGCAGCTACGGAGGAACTGAACGAAGGAATTCTTAAACAGCGCGGGATGGAACTCTATCTGTATTACGACGAAACGGATTATATCCATTCGGCGATTGGTCTGGTGCAGCAGAATATCCTCGTCGGCGGGGCACTGACGATGATCGCGCTGCTGATGTTTCTGCATCTGGGACGTCGCACACTACTGTTCGTACCAATGATTGCTGCCTCGGCGCTGGCTGCGGCCTATCTTTCTTCGGAGTTTGTTCTGATCACGTTGCTGCTGGTGATCATCGCCGGATTCTGGTTTGGCCGCGGAGCACTGGTGGTTGGACTGGCGATTCCGGTGAGTGTCATCGGTACCTTTCTGCTGCTGGGGCTGCTGGGGCGTTCTTTGAATGTGATTAGTCTGGCTGGACTGGCGTTTGCTGTTGGCATGCTGGTCGATAATGCGGTTGTTGTCCTGGAGAACATATTTCGCCGTTACCAGTCCGGGGAATCGCCGTTTGCAGCAGCGATCAACGGGACCCATGAGGTCTGGGGTGCCGTGATCGCATCCACGCTCACGACCATCGCCGTTTTTGTGCCCGTGTTATTTGTGCAGGAAACGGCGGGTCAGTTGTTCCGGGACATTGCCCTGGCCATTAGCTCAGCGGTTGGTCTGTCCCTGATCGTTTCCCTGACAGTGGTTCCCACCGCCGCTTCACGACTCTTCAGGCAAGGTCAGGCTGCAGATGCGGCAAAGACACTGCCTGCAACCGGCTGGCTTCCTCGACTTCTGAGCCGGGGCGGTGTGCTGCTGGTTGCAGTGGTGACAGGCATTAACCGGTGGATTCAGCGGGGAACCTTTCGTTCGGTGTCCGTTGTCATTCTGATGGTCGGAGGCTCTGTTGGATTGAGTTACTGGTTTTGGCCCAAGGTGGAGTACCTGCCGTCCGGGGACCGCAATTTTGTCTTTTGCAGGGTATCGCCTCCCCCCGGCTACAATATCAATCAGCTGGCGGAGATGGGTGTCAAGATCGAAGAAGACCTGAAACCCTACTGGAATGCGGATCCGGGTACTGCTGAAGCCGCAAAACTCGAATACCCGGTGATCAGTTATTACTTTTATGTCGTGCGTGGTCGCCGGGTTTTTATGGGATGTCTCGCGAAGGATGGCAGTCGTGCGGCCGAACTAATTCCTCTGCTGAAGAACATTGGGTCTCAGTTTCCGGGGACAAATGCTGTTGCCAAGCAGTCGAGTCTGTTTGAACGCGGCCTGAGTGCCGGACGAACGATCGACATCGAAATCACCGGACCGGATCTCGAACGGCTGGTAGCTATCGGGGGGCGGGTTTTGGAGGACGTCAGGAATCTGCTGCCGGCTGCGCAGGCCATGTCGCGACCCGGCCTGGATCTGTCGGGGCCCGAGATTCACATTGAACCGCGGCTGATGGAATCATCCGAAATGGGAATCAACGCATCCGAACTTGGATACACTGTTGATGCATTGGTTGACGGGGCCTATGCGGGAGACTTTTTTGTTGATGGCGACCGGGTCGATCTGACGATCATCGGTGATGAGTCATTCGCCCGCCGAACGCAGGATCTTGATTCGCTGCCGATTTCCACGGCCTACGGCCAGCTGGTGCCGTTATCATCTGTTGCCGAAATCAGTCTCAACAGCGGCCCCGAACAAATCAGTCGACGCGAACGCCAGCGGGCGATCACGATTCAGGTGACTCCACCGATCACCATGCCTCTTGAAGATGCCATGGACCGCATCAATGATTCGATCGTGAACCCGCTCGTATCATCCGATGCGCTCGATGGAGGCTACTTGATCCGCCTCTCCGGAACGGCCGACAAACTGCGGCAGACCTGGGCGGCACTCAAATGGAATCTGTTGCTGGCACTGGCCATTACCTACCTGCTGATGGCTGCGCTGTTCGAAAGCTGGCTGTATCCCTTTGTGATTATTTTCAGCGTACCGTTGGGTGCCGTTGGTGGAATCCTGGGCCTGACTGTACTGAATCTGTTTGTGTTTCAGTCGCTGGACGTACTTACGATGCTGGGTTTCGTGATTCTGATCGGAACAGTTGTGAACAACGCGATTTTAATTGTGCATCAGTCTTTAAATTATATTCGTGAACAGGAGATGGACCCCCGTGATGCGATTCCGCTGAGTATTCAGACTCGCGTACGACCGATCTTTATTACGACACTGACCACGGTTCTCGGATTGATGCCACTGGTCGTGTTTCCGGGAGCGGGCAGCGAGCTCTATCGAGGTCTGGGAAGCGTTGTGCTGGGTGGCCTGCTGGTGTCAACAGTCTTTACGCTGTTTCTGGTGCCGACCGTGTTTGTACTCACCCTGGACGCCAAAAATCGTTTGGCTGCTTTGTTGTCCGGGCTTCGAATGCCTTTAATGGCCGACCATCGTTAATGTGGCCGTACCGGACGGGCCAAAAGTCGCTTTCCGGTTTTCATGGGCATGGCATCCGTGCCGGACTGTCGAAAGATTCCTGTTGTACACAGCGGTCGTCACCAGGCATCGACAGCGATTACCGGTCATCTGCCGGGATTTGCTACATGTCACCGACGGCCGGAGGTGAGCTGTTTC
Protein-coding sequences here:
- a CDS encoding efflux RND transporter permease subunit translates to MQLIGSFIQNPVKVSVGVVLTVLFGAISLIQMPKQLAPSVENPVLTVDTRWPGGSPQEVEREIVQEQEEQLQSVEGLVKMSSECHDSRGEITLEFSVGTNVEDAMLRVNTRLQQVRDYPIDAQQPVIRAENVSDRAIGRMVLTARPPERQRIAEFQQKHPECAELLASSLRAMNSGLRVYRLQQVWQEQGDRFPQLKELLPPDLNLEQVRRFSEDVIETRLERIPGVSDAYTYGGRQEELQVVVDPERLAARQLTVADVRNAFNSQNKDTSGGDFREGKRRWVIRTLSQFRTPEQVRRQVLAVRDGAPIYVGDVADVKIGFKKMDSVSRRYGVSSNGLGVRRVSGSNVLSVMAGVRAATEELNEGILKQRGMELYLYYDETDYIHSAIGLVQQNILVGGALTMIALLMFLHLGRRTLLFVPMIAASALAAAYLSSEFVLITLLLVIIAGFWFGRGALVVGLAIPVSVIGTFLLLGLLGRSLNVISLAGLAFAVGMLVDNAVVVLENIFRRYQSGESPFAAAINGTHEVWGAVIASTLTTIAVFVPVLFVQETAGQLFRDIALAISSAVGLSLIVSLTVVPTAASRLFRQGQAADAAKTLPATGWLPRLLSRGGVLLVAVVTGINRWIQRGTFRSVSVVILMVGGSVGLSYWFWPKVEYLPSGDRNFVFCRVSPPPGYNINQLAEMGVKIEEDLKPYWNADPGTAEAAKLEYPVISYYFYVVRGRRVFMGCLAKDGSRAAELIPLLKNIGSQFPGTNAVAKQSSLFERGLSAGRTIDIEITGPDLERLVAIGGRVLEDVRNLLPAAQAMSRPGLDLSGPEIHIEPRLMESSEMGINASELGYTVDALVDGAYAGDFFVDGDRVDLTIIGDESFARRTQDLDSLPISTAYGQLVPLSSVAEISLNSGPEQISRRERQRAITIQVTPPITMPLEDAMDRINDSIVNPLVSSDALDGGYLIRLSGTADKLRQTWAALKWNLLLALAITYLLMAALFESWLYPFVIIFSVPLGAVGGILGLTVLNLFVFQSLDVLTMLGFVILIGTVVNNAILIVHQSLNYIREQEMDPRDAIPLSIQTRVRPIFITTLTTVLGLMPLVVFPGAGSELYRGLGSVVLGGLLVSTVFTLFLVPTVFVLTLDAKNRLAALLSGLRMPLMADHR